The DNA region AATTATCATCtaaatttaaactcttttttGCTAGGCAATCAGCACATCTATTCCCTTCTCTATAAATTTGTACAAAACGTATACTCCAATCCTTTCTTTTTCACTCATTTACTTTTCTAATTACAGGATTTGGATGGGAGGCCAATTTCTTTCCTCCATTGAGTCTTTGAACCACCGCAGCAGCATCTACTTCCACGACCACTTTCCTGAAACCCATCATCTATGCAAGCTCTAATCCCTTTGCCACTCCCCATAGTTCTGCTGTGAACACCATCGCTTCTCCAGTTCGATGCGAAAAACCTACAATCCACCGTCCTTCATTATTTCTTAGAAGACCGCCGCAACCACTTCTGCCTGGGTTCTTCTATGAAGCCCCGTCTGTTTCAACTTCACCCATCCCTCTGGAGGCGGCTTCCACTTGACATGCTCCTCTATTCTCCTTCCTATGCGACCGATCTTGTAAGACCTCTCCGTGGCTTCTTTAATTTCAGTCACTTGTTTGATGATTTCTGTTTGTGTGTTGGGTGGTCTCTTGTAGTTTTGTTCATGAATTTCTCTATTGCGCCAATACCAGAGTCTCCAGATAGCTAGAATGAAGATGTCCCTCCACTCAAAATTCTGATTATTACCCATTTGTTGCATAAAATTGACTTCAATCCAGTTTTCCCAATTGAGATGGAAAAATTTTGGAATTTCTGTTGTTTTAATGAGTTTTATCCATATGGGAGAAACTTTAGGACAATCCCTTAAAGCGTGCATAAGATCTTCTTGGCCTCCTCTGCATAATTGACATTCCCCATTTCTCCCAAATAATTTTGTCTTTCTATGATTTGTCATGACTCTATTATGCATAGCTGTCCAAACGAAAACTTTTGCTCGCTGAGGTCCCTTCCAACTCCATAGCTCTGTCCAAATAGTTTTTACCTTTTCTGGCCAGTTTGAGAGACTTTTGTATGTTGTGTTGACTGCAAAATTCCCATCAATTGAAAGCTTCCAACCCACCTTGTCATCCTCATTTTCTTCCTTTGGAGGGCTCATGTGACATATCTTTTCAATGCTGTCTAGCAGTAGATGGAGTCTGAGCTTTTCTAAATCCCACTCACCATTTGTAGATGTCCATTCCCACACAAAACTGTCCAAATCTACATTGACAGGATTAATAGCCTTTTCTATTAAAATACCTTCCCTTTCCACCCATTGATCTCTCCAGAAATAGGTGGATAAGCCGTTGCTAACGTAGTGAACATAGTGCTCTTGAAAAACAGGCCAGATCTTTTTCAGCTCCTTCCATAAACATGAGTCCGTAGGTTTAAAATTTGCATTGTTGTTTAATCTTCCCCCATTACAGTATTTATGGGATAGCACCCTCACCCAAAGAGCTTCCGGATTTTCCATTGCTTGCCATATGATTTTGAGCATAAACGCATCATTCATGGTTgaaagttttctgaatccaataCCCCCAAGTGCTTCGGTTGACAAAGGGTTTTCCAACCAATCAGGTGCATTCTTCTTTGGTTAGGCTCCTCTCCCCAGATGAAACTTCTTTGAATCTTTTCCATCTCCAGACATATTCCCTTGGGTATCCTCTCATGTTGCATATTGTAGTTTAAAGCTGGATTTAGAATAGTTTGAGCTAGCGTAAGTCTCCCTGCCAAAGACAAACATTTAGTCTTCCACCCTTTCAGCTTGCTATGGACTCTTCccaaaatatctttaaaattatCTGTACTCCTCCTATTGTTGGTGATGAGGGCTCCAAGATATCTTCCAAGATCTTTTTGCTCTTTGAAACCTGAGAGATTGGAGATCTCCTGTCTAGTGGTAGCAGTTGCACCTTTAGAAAAAACTATAGATGTTTTTTCCTTATTAATCTTAAGGCCTGAGGCCTTACAAAAATTATCCATCACTTACATAACATTCATTATTTGGTCATTAGTAGCTTCTGCAAATAGTAAAAGGTCATCTGCAAACATAAGGTGAGAAATGTTCAGTCCTTCTCTCCCAACTTTCATGGGTCTCCAATTTTCATTTTGCACATTATTCTCAATTAAATAGGATAACTTATCCATACATATGACAAAGAGATAGGGAGATAATGGGTCTCCCTGCCTCAATCCTCTGTTAGGAGTAAATTCTTCAGTTCTGCTACCATTCCAAATGATATTATAAGTGACAGATTGAATGCAAGACATAATGATTTTACTTAATTGCTCCAGGAATTTAAACTCCTGAAGTCTTTTTTCCAAGAAACTCCAGTTAAGCCTGTCATAGGCTTTCTCGAAGTCAATTTTATTGGCCATAAATTGCTTCTTTCCTTTCATGCGCCTCATGGTGTGCATCATCTCTTTTGCAATAAGAATATTATCTTGAATCTTCCTTCCTGGAATAAAACTTGATTGGTTGACTGCTATTCTATCATTCAAATGCGGTTTGATTCTTTCCACCAAAATCTTGGTCAAGACTTTGTAACTCACATTGCATAGAGCAATAGGCCGAAATTGAGAGATAAATTCCGGGCTATTAAGTTTAGGCACAAGAGTTAGTAGAGTGTTGTTGCATTGCTTTATAAGATCCGGATATTGCCAGCAGCAGTTGATAAAATCATACAGCTTCCCTTTCATTAAATCCCAGTTATTCTTGTAAATGAGAGATGGAAATCCATCACTTTCTGGTGCTTTAAACGATCCAATACTGTAGAGAGCATTTTTTATTTCCTCTTTAGTGGGCTCCGCTATGAGTTTCCTGTAAACACAAGCGCTGAAATTAGGTAAAGTATCATATAAGTTTTCAATTGGACTAATGCTCACCTGTTCTTGATAGATGCTTTGGAAATGGTTTATGATATGGTCTTTCAATTCATCATCCTCTTCTATCCAGCTTCCATCTGTTCTTCTGAGTTTCTTAATTTTGTTCCTTCTTCTCCTAATGACAGTCTTAGTATGATAATATTTGGTGTTTCTATCTCCTTCCACTATCCATTGTTGTCTTGATTTTTGCATCAAAAAAGTCTCTTCTTTATCTAGAACGTCTTCTAACTCTTTATTGAGATCTTGCTCTAATTTGTCCAAATACCGATTGTTACCATAAGATCTACTCCTCTGAATGCCACTTATTCTGTTCAAaattcttctcttgatcttgaagATATTTCCAAAAATTTCTTTATTCCACTTCTAGAGGTCTTCTTTAAGATCCACCAAGGATCCTAAGAGAGAGTTGTTCTTGTTCCAGCTAGTATTCAGGCAGTTTTGAAAATCTTGATGCATTCCCCACATAGCTTCGAATCTGAATGGTCTATCTTGGCCTCTCCCCCTCTGTCTTTCATTTTTGATAAGGAGGGGGTGGTGGTCAGAGTTTGTTCTCGCAAGAACTTCTACCACGGCTTCATAAAACCTTGTCCTCCAAGAATGATTAGCGAGGGCTCTGTCTAGTCTTTTAAAGACTCTATCTTGTCCTTCCCATTGTGGTCCTCTCCAAGTGTAGCGAGACCCTATGAAACCCAAATCAATTAGACCCCATCTATTTATGCATCCGGAGAACACATTGCAATCTCTGTTACTAATAGTAGCACCGCCTTTTTTTCTGAGCTGTCTTTAATTCCATTAAAATCACTAGCTATCAACCAATCTCCCATTGTCTGATTAGCTATATTAAGAATTTTAGGCCATAATTCCCTTCTATTCTGACTTTGATGACTGGCATAGACTGTTGTGAGGAACCATTCCTTTTCACTCTGAGTTTGAATTTTAACATGTAAATATTGACTATGCTTTTCTATGGTGGTTATGTTGATATATGGTCTATTCCAGCAGATCCATATGCCTCCTACAAATCCTTGAGCTTCTTCCAAAATAGAGTAAGAGAAACCAAGGTTATGTATCACCCTTTTTGCTGTGTCTCCACTGCACTTAGTTTTCAAAAGAATAGCAATGTCTGGTCTATGTTGTCTCATCATTTCTTTAAAGATGCGCCTAAAAGTCTCGCTAGCCGCACCTCGCACATTCCAAATAAGAGTAATCATTAAAACAAAAAGGATGGTAGAAAAGGCAGATAAAAACCAGTTATTAAACCAAACATCAGTCAGAAAATAGAAAGCTAAAGCTAAAGAGAAAGCATCAATGCATCTGCATTTCCACATCCTCTAATATACTCATGTCTGGTGTGGTGAAGTCCATCCCTTCAATTATCCTCATGCTTAGCTCTTTTTCCAAGGAATCCATCACTATATCTTCTTTTTCTATTACGTCCGCTTCCATAAGGTCAGGGGGTCTTCCTTTCTTTTGTTGGTTTTGGTTAGAAGGTTCAATCCCTTCCTCCATGGAAGATGGAGTTGAGGATTTTGCCTCCATCCAATTCTCTTCATGGTGGTTATGGTTCACCCTTTCAGTTTGCATTGTAGTAGACTCTCTTTGTTCCCCTGTTTCCTTTTGATTTTGCTCTGGTTCTTGGTTTCTTTGTGCTTGCTTTTCTGTGTTCTTGATGTTGTTCTGTTTGGCCTTTATTTTTTGAGCTGGCTGACTGCTCTTTTCACTTTATTTTTGTTATGGTTGTGCTTTTGTCTTGCTTTTGTTATGATGTTCCTTCTCTCTTTTTCCTTGTGTGTCTTTCTCTTGTTCCCTTTGTTCTTCAATTCCTTGCCCTTGGGCTTCTGGATTTTCCTCTATATGTAGCACGCCAAATCTGCCTTGGTTTCTTTTTGTTTGTGGGACTTCTCTTTGTCTACTTGTTTCCTCTCCGTTTCTGATAACATCTTCTTTTTGtcctttctttcctctttttggccTCTGGACCACCATCCATTCACCAAAACTACTATTGTTCTCATTAATTACTTGCTTCCCCATGTCATTCTTGCTTGTGCTAGCTTTCTCTTTTTGCAGGTCTTATTGTTTTTTACTGTTGTTTTCTTGCTGTACACCTGTATTAGATTTAGCATTTTGATTCTCTTGTTGCTTTTTTGttgtttcttcctttctcttATTGTTTGGGCAGTGTTGTTGATCATGATCTACTCTTCCGCAGGTGAAACAAATATGGTGGATACCCTCATATTCAATGTGGTACTCCCTACCATTTATCAAATATCTCCCCAGTAATGGTTTGGTTAGATCAACTTCAACGCACAGCCTAGCAAACTTTCCCCTGCTCATGTCTGCCGTGTTGTTATCAACTTTTGTTGTTCTCCCAATTAAATTGCCAATTTGCCTGAGCAAAGTTCTATCATATAATTCAATAGGCA from Arachis hypogaea cultivar Tifrunner chromosome 10, arahy.Tifrunner.gnm2.J5K5, whole genome shotgun sequence includes:
- the LOC140175571 gene encoding uncharacterized protein, with protein sequence MKRRLENMWSKKGSIDVIDLSNDYYLVKFYSSEDFDFALLEGPWKIYDHYLTLRMWQPNFNPLEATIDKVTTWVRLPGLPIELYDRTLLRQIGNLIGRTTKVDNNTADMSRGKFARLCVEVDLTKPLLGRYLINGREYHIEYEGIHHICFTCGRVDHDQQHCPNNKRKEETTKKQQENQNAKSNTGVQQENNSKKQ